A window of the Chryseobacterium arthrosphaerae genome harbors these coding sequences:
- a CDS encoding FtsW/RodA/SpoVE family cell cycle protein, with amino-acid sequence MDEQNTESRFEFLKGDKVLWMVILVISIFSIFPVYSASSNLEYIVNNGTTTGHVIKHMFFVVLGLAIMRLVGTIKYEYIGKLSSILLGLMIVLLIVTMFTGQTIDGASASRWLKIPGTPISFQPSSFAFLMLIIYLCRYLTKKITRERLPIENIMYIFGPILLVFVLVAKDNGSTALMILMVSVIVLIIGQLHWKYIAGFISASFVAIVLFLLIALNTNMIGGNRVHTWMSRIETFTSSKAKTADVDDESVKAKNYQVMQAKAAIVHGGITGMGPGKSALKQMLPQSASDFIFAVIVEEYGVIGAAFLISLYLIMMIRIVMIASKMPAFFGSLLVLSLGVMIFIQLSVNIAVAVNLIPVTGQPLPLISYGGTSMLVTYLQLGIILNISSRIQIYDEEGMGKKQSIAEINDIA; translated from the coding sequence ATGGACGAACAGAACACAGAAAGCAGATTTGAATTTCTAAAGGGCGATAAAGTACTTTGGATGGTCATTCTTGTGATCTCCATTTTCTCTATTTTCCCTGTTTACTCTGCAAGTTCAAATCTCGAATACATTGTCAATAACGGGACCACTACAGGCCACGTTATCAAACATATGTTCTTTGTAGTCTTAGGATTAGCCATTATGAGACTTGTAGGAACTATAAAATATGAATACATCGGAAAACTCAGCAGTATACTGCTCGGGTTAATGATTGTTCTGTTGATAGTTACCATGTTTACCGGTCAGACCATTGACGGGGCCAGTGCTTCCCGATGGCTGAAAATCCCGGGAACACCCATTTCATTCCAGCCATCATCATTTGCCTTCCTGATGCTGATCATCTACCTGTGCAGATACCTGACCAAAAAGATCACACGAGAAAGACTGCCTATAGAGAATATTATGTATATTTTCGGGCCAATCCTTCTTGTATTTGTATTGGTGGCAAAAGATAACGGTTCTACGGCATTAATGATCCTTATGGTTTCAGTGATCGTCCTCATTATCGGTCAGCTTCACTGGAAATACATTGCAGGATTTATTTCCGCCTCTTTTGTTGCCATTGTCCTCTTCCTTCTGATTGCACTGAATACCAATATGATCGGCGGAAACCGTGTCCACACATGGATGAGCCGTATAGAAACCTTTACCTCCAGCAAAGCCAAAACGGCAGACGTTGATGACGAAAGCGTAAAAGCCAAAAATTATCAGGTAATGCAGGCAAAAGCAGCCATCGTACACGGTGGGATTACCGGAATGGGACCAGGAAAAAGTGCATTGAAACAAATGCTTCCACAATCCGCCTCCGACTTTATCTTCGCTGTTATTGTAGAGGAATATGGAGTAATAGGAGCCGCATTCCTGATCAGTTTATACCTGATCATGATGATACGGATTGTCATGATCGCCAGTAAAATGCCGGCGTTCTTCGGATCATTGCTCGTGCTCAGCCTCGGAGTCATGATCTTTATACAGTTATCCGTCAACATCGCTGTGGCAGTCAATCTGATCCCGGTAACAGGGCAGCCGCTGCCTCTGATAAGCTACGGGGGAACCTCCATGCTGGTCACCTACCTGCAGCTGGGAATTATTTTAAATATAAGCTCAAGAATTCAGATCTATGATGAAGAAGGAATGGGCAAAAAACAAAGTATAGCAGAAATAAACGATATCGCATAA
- the murG gene encoding undecaprenyldiphospho-muramoylpentapeptide beta-N-acetylglucosaminyltransferase produces MNKKLKILLSGGGTGGHIFPAIAIADEIRKRFPDAEFLFIGANGKMEMEKVPQAGYKIEGIDIAGIDRGNMLSNLGLPFKILKSLSRSKKIIRDFAPDFAVGTGGFASGPALYEASKLGIPIFIQEQNAHAGVTNKILSKKAKAVFTAYPKVEGFPAEKIKFLGNPIRENIISGMQETAQAKEKMGLDKDRLTILSVGGSLGSRTLNNGWKENLEKLKGKGYQLIWQTGKLDYNELSSNLQLPASIHLKEFIKDMELAYSAADIIVSRAGAIAISELAVAQKPVLLVPFPFAAEDHQTKNAMNLVEKNAARMVKDSEMQDKFWNTLSEICENENVRKEMSDNLKYFAKPNAAKEIVDEIFKVIK; encoded by the coding sequence ATGAACAAAAAACTAAAAATATTACTATCAGGCGGAGGAACAGGAGGACACATCTTTCCTGCCATCGCCATCGCAGATGAAATCAGAAAAAGATTTCCTGATGCAGAATTTTTGTTCATCGGAGCCAACGGAAAAATGGAAATGGAAAAAGTTCCGCAGGCAGGCTACAAAATAGAAGGAATCGATATCGCAGGAATCGACAGGGGAAATATGCTGTCTAACCTTGGATTACCTTTCAAAATTCTGAAAAGTTTATCCAGATCAAAGAAGATCATTAGAGACTTCGCTCCGGACTTTGCTGTAGGAACAGGGGGATTTGCCAGCGGACCCGCTTTGTATGAAGCAAGCAAGCTGGGGATTCCGATTTTCATTCAGGAACAGAATGCCCATGCAGGAGTAACCAATAAAATCTTAAGCAAGAAGGCCAAAGCCGTTTTTACAGCCTACCCGAAAGTAGAAGGCTTTCCTGCTGAAAAAATAAAATTCCTGGGAAATCCGATTCGTGAAAATATTATTTCAGGAATGCAGGAAACCGCTCAGGCAAAGGAAAAAATGGGATTAGACAAGGATAGGCTTACGATACTGTCCGTAGGAGGTTCTTTAGGTTCCCGAACTTTAAATAACGGTTGGAAAGAAAACCTTGAAAAACTAAAAGGAAAAGGCTATCAGCTGATCTGGCAAACCGGAAAGTTGGATTATAATGAATTATCCTCCAACCTTCAGCTTCCAGCCTCCATTCATCTTAAAGAATTCATCAAAGATATGGAGCTGGCCTATTCTGCAGCAGATATCATTGTTTCAAGAGCCGGAGCTATTGCTATTTCAGAATTGGCAGTGGCCCAAAAACCGGTTTTATTGGTTCCCTTCCCTTTTGCAGCGGAAGACCACCAAACCAAAAATGCCATGAACCTGGTTGAAAAAAATGCAGCCAGAATGGTAAAAGATTCTGAAATGCAGGACAAATTCTGGAATACCCTTTCAGAAATCTGCGAAAATGAAAATGTAAGAAAAGAAATGTCTGACAATCTTAAATATTTTGCCAAACCAAATGCCGCAAAAGAGATTGTAGATGAGATTTTTAAAGTAATAAAATAA
- the murC gene encoding UDP-N-acetylmuramate--L-alanine ligase — MKNLETYQNFYFVGIGGIGMSALARYFNASGKKVLGYDKTNTKLTQNLMNEGIDIVFEDTIDEKITGLQKENTLVIYTPAIKTLGILDYFNQNSFEVLKRAKVLGLITENTDCIAIAGTHGKTTTSTLVAHLCKEADLPFSCFLGGISENFKSNFLYNGSTYSVVEADEYDRSFLNLSPDWAVVTSTDADHLDIYGDKSHIEEGFRQFAALVPEDRQLFVRKGIEIGRNHQTYAVNEQADYYSDNLRMDHDKIYFDFHTPTETIKDFVWEIPGIHNVENATVALAILHNLGADFDTLKKAIANFKGIKRRYTKHIYQNGKIYIDDYAHHPTEINAVMGSIRTFYPDKKLLVAFQPHLFSRTRDFADGFAESLSKADELILLDIYPARELQENFEGITSNWLLEKVTLDKKEVSALSDAFEKIKEKDFDILLTVGAGNIDTLYDPICDWIEKI; from the coding sequence ATGAAGAATTTAGAAACATATCAAAACTTTTACTTCGTTGGAATCGGAGGTATCGGAATGAGTGCCCTGGCACGCTATTTCAATGCATCCGGAAAAAAAGTATTGGGTTATGATAAAACCAACACCAAGCTTACTCAAAATCTGATGAATGAAGGTATTGATATTGTTTTCGAAGATACCATTGATGAAAAGATAACAGGTCTTCAGAAAGAAAATACACTGGTGATCTATACTCCGGCAATCAAAACACTTGGAATTTTAGATTACTTCAACCAAAACAGCTTTGAAGTTTTAAAAAGAGCTAAGGTTTTAGGGCTCATCACGGAAAATACAGACTGTATTGCCATTGCCGGAACCCATGGAAAGACAACAACGTCTACTCTTGTGGCGCATTTATGCAAGGAAGCAGATCTGCCATTCTCATGTTTTTTAGGCGGTATTTCTGAGAACTTCAAATCTAACTTTCTGTACAATGGCTCTACTTATTCCGTTGTAGAAGCAGATGAATATGACAGAAGCTTCCTGAATCTTTCCCCGGATTGGGCAGTAGTTACCTCCACAGATGCTGATCATCTGGATATTTATGGAGATAAAAGTCATATTGAAGAAGGTTTCAGACAATTTGCCGCTCTGGTCCCTGAAGACAGACAGCTGTTTGTAAGAAAAGGTATCGAGATCGGCAGAAACCATCAGACCTATGCTGTAAATGAGCAGGCAGATTACTATTCGGATAACCTTCGTATGGATCATGATAAGATTTATTTTGATTTCCATACTCCTACAGAAACCATAAAAGATTTTGTATGGGAAATTCCGGGAATCCATAATGTGGAAAATGCTACTGTAGCATTGGCTATTCTGCATAATTTAGGCGCAGATTTTGATACGCTGAAAAAGGCAATTGCCAATTTTAAAGGAATTAAAAGAAGATATACCAAACATATTTATCAAAACGGGAAAATCTATATTGATGACTATGCCCACCACCCTACAGAGATCAACGCTGTAATGGGCTCAATCAGAACATTTTACCCTGATAAAAAACTCCTGGTAGCCTTCCAACCTCACCTGTTCAGCAGAACAAGAGATTTCGCTGACGGTTTCGCAGAAAGTTTAAGTAAAGCAGACGAACTGATCCTTCTGGATATATATCCTGCAAGAGAACTTCAGGAAAATTTTGAAGGCATTACCTCAAACTGGCTGCTTGAAAAAGTAACATTAGATAAAAAAGAAGTATCGGCTTTATCTGATGCTTTTGAAAAAATAAAAGAAAAAGATTTTGACATCCTTCTTACAGTAGGTGCAGGAAATATAGATACGCTATACGACCCTATCTGTGATTGGATAGAAAAGATTTGA
- a CDS encoding GxxExxY protein produces MIENEISGIVFDAGMKIHRTLGIGLYENVYEECLVYELKKRGLYIESQKNIDIEYDELKIPKAFRVDLLVENKVIIEIKAIPEINDYHFFQLLNYLRITDLRLGMILNFHSVLFKNGVKRIVNKL; encoded by the coding sequence ATGATAGAAAATGAAATTTCAGGTATTGTTTTCGATGCCGGAATGAAAATACATCGTACGCTTGGAATAGGCCTTTATGAAAATGTATATGAAGAATGCCTGGTCTATGAATTGAAAAAAAGAGGATTATATATAGAAAGTCAAAAAAATATTGATATTGAATATGATGAACTAAAAATCCCTAAAGCGTTCAGAGTAGATTTATTAGTTGAAAACAAAGTAATAATTGAAATAAAAGCAATTCCGGAAATTAATGATTATCATTTCTTTCAGCTTTTAAATTATTTGAGAATAACAGATCTGAGATTAGGAATGATTTTAAACTTTCATTCAGTGTTATTTAAAAATGGTGTAAAACGGATTGTAAATAAATTATAG
- a CDS encoding cell division protein FtsQ/DivIB — MKNKYRILKIVVTVIILGLLLSFSLKRFSSQKITDNKISVKMSEKTPVYFVDEKDIREIVKKENPSGKVGDLNIPALEKKINSLPAVDSANVYLNLNGKLNLDIKQRVPVFRLNKDGKDFYVDEKGIEFPTSRTYSHPCMLITGNVQPDEYEKLAELVEKIDKDDFSKKYFIGISKYKDSYNLLTSEGNYRVEIGDLDNIDFKVKGFKTFVEKYLVYQDPQKYSMVSVKYQNQIVTTLNPYFKENDSLLKAGKLELAKAPTPAAIAKKSEVKPKTAEVKKVSSAPAKPKESTKPKTHTKETKKTEKKTAAPAQSKPKPKPKVKIE, encoded by the coding sequence ATGAAAAATAAGTACAGAATATTAAAAATTGTTGTTACGGTAATCATCCTGGGGTTGTTACTGAGTTTCTCCTTGAAGAGATTCAGCAGCCAGAAGATTACAGACAATAAGATTTCTGTAAAAATGAGCGAAAAGACTCCTGTGTATTTTGTAGATGAGAAAGACATCAGAGAAATCGTAAAAAAAGAAAACCCGTCAGGAAAAGTAGGTGATCTTAATATCCCTGCACTGGAAAAAAAGATCAATTCACTTCCTGCAGTTGATAGTGCCAACGTGTATCTGAATTTAAACGGGAAACTTAATCTGGACATCAAGCAGAGAGTTCCGGTTTTCAGGCTCAATAAAGATGGAAAAGATTTTTATGTGGATGAAAAAGGAATAGAATTCCCTACTTCAAGAACCTATTCTCATCCCTGTATGCTGATAACAGGTAATGTACAGCCTGATGAATATGAGAAACTGGCAGAGCTCGTTGAAAAAATTGATAAAGATGATTTCAGTAAGAAATACTTTATCGGAATTTCGAAATATAAAGACAGCTATAATCTTCTGACAAGTGAAGGAAACTACAGAGTAGAAATCGGAGATTTAGATAATATTGATTTTAAAGTAAAAGGATTCAAGACTTTTGTAGAAAAATACCTGGTGTACCAGGACCCACAGAAGTACAGCATGGTTTCTGTAAAATACCAGAATCAGATTGTCACCACCCTGAACCCTTACTTTAAAGAAAATGACAGTCTTCTGAAAGCCGGAAAGCTGGAACTGGCAAAGGCCCCTACTCCCGCAGCTATTGCTAAAAAATCGGAAGTAAAGCCAAAGACAGCAGAAGTAAAAAAAGTGAGTTCGGCCCCGGCTAAACCTAAAGAAAGCACAAAACCAAAAACACATACAAAGGAAACAAAAAAGACAGAGAAAAAAACAGCGGCGCCGGCACAGTCCAAGCCAAAGCCGAAACCAAAGGTGAAAATAGAATAA
- the ftsA gene encoding cell division protein FtsA, with protein sequence MENQEYSVGLDIGTTKIVAIVGRRNAHGKIEVLGVGKAKSLGVHKGIVNNISQTINSIKAAVSEAQSSAGVPIRKVTVGIAGKHIRSLQHSDYIMREHPDKFITDDDIEALKDQVKKLVMLPGEEIIHVLPQEYKVDSEGEIQEPVGMHGKRLEANFHVVVGQMGSIRNIARCVREAGLEMEALTLEPLASSEAVLTKEEKEAGVAIVDIGGGTTDIAIFKDNIIRHTCVIPYGGGIITEDIKEGCSIIEKHAEQLKVKFGSAVPELEKDSTFVTIPGLHGRPDKEISLKTLAQIINARVEEVLEMVNTELKAYGAFEQKKKLIAGIVLTGGGSNLKHLRQLANYTTGFDSRIGFANEYIANDKNQYLKGPEFATSIGLLMESLKIRDKKQNADEAIEAVTEQPKQETAVTQAETVQPVQQAAPVQEQPVENVQQENRRAKLTFGQSLMEKVKKFFEEVE encoded by the coding sequence ATGGAAAATCAAGAGTATTCAGTAGGTCTGGACATCGGGACAACGAAGATAGTCGCGATTGTCGGAAGAAGGAATGCACACGGGAAAATAGAAGTTCTCGGTGTAGGAAAAGCTAAAAGTCTTGGTGTTCATAAAGGGATTGTGAATAATATTTCGCAAACCATTAATTCAATCAAGGCTGCAGTATCCGAGGCACAATCCAGTGCCGGAGTCCCTATCCGCAAAGTTACGGTAGGTATTGCAGGAAAACACATACGTTCTCTGCAGCACTCCGATTATATTATGCGTGAACATCCGGATAAATTTATTACAGACGACGACATTGAAGCATTAAAAGATCAGGTGAAAAAACTGGTAATGCTTCCTGGAGAAGAAATTATCCACGTACTTCCTCAAGAATATAAAGTGGATTCCGAAGGGGAAATTCAGGAACCTGTCGGGATGCACGGAAAACGTTTGGAGGCCAACTTCCACGTTGTAGTAGGGCAGATGGGAAGCATCAGAAACATTGCAAGATGCGTCCGTGAAGCAGGATTAGAGATGGAAGCCCTTACTCTGGAGCCTTTAGCGTCTTCGGAAGCTGTTCTTACCAAAGAAGAAAAAGAAGCCGGTGTGGCTATTGTTGACATTGGTGGGGGTACCACAGATATTGCAATCTTTAAAGACAATATCATTCGCCATACCTGTGTTATTCCATACGGTGGCGGAATTATTACAGAAGATATCAAAGAAGGATGTTCCATTATTGAGAAACATGCAGAACAATTGAAAGTAAAATTCGGTTCGGCTGTTCCTGAATTGGAAAAAGACAGTACTTTTGTAACAATTCCGGGCCTTCACGGCAGACCGGACAAAGAAATTTCTTTAAAAACTTTAGCACAGATCATCAATGCGAGAGTAGAAGAAGTTCTTGAAATGGTCAATACAGAGCTTAAAGCTTACGGAGCCTTTGAACAAAAGAAAAAACTGATTGCAGGAATTGTTCTTACCGGTGGGGGGTCAAACCTTAAACATCTCCGCCAGCTGGCCAATTATACAACAGGTTTTGACAGCAGAATCGGTTTTGCCAATGAATATATTGCCAACGATAAAAATCAGTACCTGAAAGGCCCTGAATTTGCTACATCTATCGGATTACTGATGGAAAGTTTAAAGATCAGGGACAAAAAGCAGAATGCTGATGAAGCGATTGAAGCAGTCACTGAGCAGCCTAAGCAGGAAACAGCTGTTACTCAGGCAGAAACCGTTCAGCCGGTTCAGCAGGCAGCACCGGTTCAGGAACAGCCTGTAGAAAACGTACAGCAGGAGAACAGAAGAGCGAAACTGACTTTCGGACAGTCGCTTATGGAAAAAGTAAAAAAATTCTTTGAAGAAGTAGAGTAA
- the ftsZ gene encoding cell division protein FtsZ — translation MENIGTQGFSFDLPKGNSSIIKVIGVGGGGNNALKHMYEKGIHGVDFVICNTDAQTLDNNPVANKVQLGTSITEGLGAGADPEVGEKSAIESIEDIKAAMGQNTKMVFITAGMGGGTGTGAAPVIAKVAKDMGILTVGIVTVPFSFEGKRRLEQAENGLDKLKNNVDSLIVINNDKLRQQFGNLGFKQGFSKADEVLANAAKGMAEVITGYFDVNIDFRDAKSVLQNSGTALMSTGTASGENKAEEAVRKALDSPLLNDNKITGAKNVLLLIRSGAEEVTMDEIGIIMDHIQKEAGNTADIIFGVGADEELGDAVSVLVIATGFSNENKKFAGPTEKIRINLNDSFETPKSSPFKTREERETAPEVSDSGRSSHFRLDDEDHDTPQFKVTSIEKKMIIEEEEIKTEIKFSDKEGDIINTPEQNWRNEEENQQDAYSLFSVDEENDDPNDLEIQSFSFDFENKKDEPQSGNTFNNSFSEEKPVEFSFFVNEPTRNEPKNDFGQPKAEFNAPTSAVAEPAQKIETFYQKQEEPKAEIRSTFETKTEIETPKTEESEFTFVNKTIDQDRVIERRNKLKEFNSRYQSFDSTSEFESIPAFKRKNISIDGTNASDQNINTYLSDNNGSMQIRENRFLNKDVD, via the coding sequence ATGGAAAATATAGGTACACAAGGATTTTCATTTGATTTGCCAAAAGGAAATTCATCCATCATAAAAGTAATCGGTGTAGGGGGCGGTGGAAACAACGCTCTGAAGCACATGTACGAGAAAGGAATTCACGGGGTAGATTTCGTGATCTGTAATACAGATGCCCAGACTTTAGATAATAACCCGGTAGCCAATAAAGTACAGTTGGGAACTTCTATTACAGAAGGTCTTGGAGCTGGTGCTGATCCTGAAGTAGGAGAAAAATCAGCCATTGAAAGTATTGAAGATATCAAGGCAGCTATGGGCCAGAACACGAAAATGGTGTTCATCACTGCCGGAATGGGTGGTGGTACCGGTACCGGAGCAGCCCCTGTCATTGCAAAAGTAGCAAAAGACATGGGTATTCTGACTGTAGGTATCGTAACCGTTCCTTTCAGCTTCGAAGGTAAAAGAAGATTGGAGCAGGCGGAAAACGGTCTTGATAAATTGAAAAACAACGTTGATTCCCTGATTGTAATCAACAACGATAAATTAAGACAGCAATTCGGAAACCTTGGATTCAAACAGGGATTCTCAAAAGCTGATGAAGTATTAGCCAATGCGGCCAAAGGTATGGCAGAGGTTATTACAGGTTACTTTGATGTAAATATTGACTTCAGAGATGCTAAATCCGTACTTCAGAACTCCGGTACCGCTCTGATGTCTACAGGAACTGCTTCAGGTGAAAACAAAGCTGAAGAAGCAGTAAGAAAAGCCCTTGATTCTCCGTTATTGAACGATAATAAGATTACAGGAGCCAAAAACGTTCTGTTACTGATCAGAAGTGGGGCTGAAGAAGTGACTATGGATGAAATCGGTATCATTATGGACCACATCCAGAAGGAAGCCGGAAATACCGCTGATATCATCTTCGGGGTAGGTGCCGATGAAGAATTGGGTGATGCGGTAAGCGTTCTTGTTATCGCAACAGGATTCTCCAACGAGAATAAGAAATTTGCAGGTCCTACGGAAAAGATCAGAATTAACCTTAATGACAGTTTTGAAACTCCGAAGTCTTCTCCTTTCAAAACCAGAGAGGAAAGAGAAACTGCTCCTGAAGTATCCGATTCCGGAAGAAGCAGTCATTTCAGATTAGATGATGAAGACCATGATACTCCACAGTTCAAGGTTACCTCTATTGAAAAAAAAATGATCATTGAGGAAGAAGAGATTAAAACAGAAATAAAATTCTCTGATAAAGAAGGTGATATCATCAATACTCCAGAACAAAACTGGAGAAATGAGGAAGAAAATCAGCAGGATGCCTACAGCTTATTCTCTGTAGACGAAGAAAATGATGATCCGAACGATCTTGAGATCCAGTCTTTCTCATTTGACTTTGAAAATAAAAAAGATGAACCTCAGTCCGGGAACACATTCAACAATTCTTTCTCAGAAGAGAAACCTGTTGAGTTCAGCTTCTTCGTAAATGAACCGACCAGAAATGAGCCTAAAAATGATTTCGGGCAGCCTAAGGCAGAATTTAATGCTCCTACAAGCGCGGTAGCAGAACCTGCGCAGAAAATTGAAACATTCTACCAGAAGCAGGAAGAGCCTAAAGCCGAAATCAGATCAACTTTTGAAACTAAAACAGAAATTGAGACTCCAAAAACTGAAGAATCGGAATTCACTTTTGTGAACAAGACGATTGATCAGGACAGAGTCATTGAAAGAAGAAATAAATTAAAAGAATTCAACTCACGTTATCAGAGCTTTGACAGTACCAGTGAATTTGAATCTATTCCTGCTTTCAAAAGAAAAAATATTTCGATCGACGGAACCAATGCTTCAGACCAGAATATCAACACGTATCTGTCTGACAACAACGGTTCTATGCAGATCAGAGAAAACAGATTTTTAAATAAAGACGTAGATTAA
- a CDS encoding GatB/YqeY domain-containing protein encodes MSLENTINEAIKTAMRAKDKVALDSLRAVKSQILLLKTEAVGAEVTAEQEIAILQRMVKQRKDSYDQFTAQGRNDLAEVEDAQMKVIEQFLPKQLTAEELEAEMKNIISEAGAESVKDLGKVMGIASKTLAGKSDGKSISEMAKKLLS; translated from the coding sequence ATGAGTTTAGAAAATACAATTAACGAAGCTATAAAAACAGCGATGAGAGCAAAAGACAAAGTTGCTTTGGACTCTCTTCGTGCTGTAAAATCACAGATATTATTGCTGAAAACTGAAGCTGTAGGAGCAGAAGTTACAGCAGAACAGGAAATTGCTATTCTTCAGAGAATGGTAAAACAGCGTAAGGATTCTTACGATCAGTTTACTGCACAGGGAAGAAATGACCTGGCTGAGGTGGAAGATGCGCAGATGAAAGTCATCGAACAATTCTTACCCAAACAGCTTACTGCAGAAGAGCTGGAAGCAGAAATGAAGAATATTATTTCAGAAGCCGGAGCCGAATCTGTCAAAGATTTAGGAAAGGTAATGGGAATTGCTTCAAAAACATTAGCCGGAAAATCAGACGGGAAAAGTATTTCCGAGATGGCTAAGAAACTGCTTTCATAA
- a CDS encoding BrxA/BrxB family bacilliredoxin, whose translation MYPTDLVMPMKAELTDKGFQDLTTPAQVEEALKQSGTTLLVINSVCGCAAGAARPGVVYSLTGDKKPDHLTTVFAGFDTEAVVEARKHLAPFPPSSPCVALFKDGELVHMLERHHIEGNPAGAIAANLQAAYDEYC comes from the coding sequence ATGTATCCAACAGATTTAGTAATGCCAATGAAGGCAGAACTTACAGATAAAGGTTTCCAGGATTTGACAACGCCTGCTCAGGTAGAAGAGGCTTTAAAGCAGTCCGGTACTACATTATTGGTGATCAATTCCGTATGCGGATGTGCTGCCGGAGCTGCAAGACCTGGCGTAGTATACTCTTTGACAGGAGATAAAAAACCTGATCATTTAACTACTGTTTTTGCAGGATTTGATACTGAAGCAGTAGTAGAAGCAAGAAAACACCTTGCTCCTTTCCCGCCAAGCTCTCCATGTGTAGCGCTTTTCAAAGATGGTGAATTGGTTCACATGCTGGAAAGACATCACATTGAAGGAAACCCTGCAGGAGCTATTGCTGCCAACCTTCAGGCTGCTTATGACGAGTATTGCTAA